One region of Termitidicoccus mucosus genomic DNA includes:
- a CDS encoding JAB domain-containing protein, which produces MRIFEAKLTYSLVSPGEAIALNTPALVVAYLNSAFEQSPLQEAFYCVYLDRKNHPLGRHLISLGTATSTLTSPREVFRGAILSGSTGVCLSHNHPSGDPAPSTADIRVTRDLKEAARILDIDLVDHVIVGDVNADPLKVGYFSFHQQGLL; this is translated from the coding sequence ATGCGTATCTTCGAGGCAAAACTGACCTACTCGCTCGTCTCCCCTGGCGAGGCAATCGCCCTTAACACGCCGGCACTTGTCGTCGCCTACCTCAACTCCGCCTTTGAGCAGAGCCCGCTGCAAGAGGCGTTCTACTGTGTTTATCTTGATCGAAAAAACCATCCGTTGGGACGGCACCTCATCTCGCTTGGAACGGCAACCTCCACTCTGACCTCGCCCCGGGAAGTGTTCCGTGGAGCCATCCTCTCGGGGTCCACCGGCGTGTGCTTGAGTCACAATCACCCTAGCGGGGACCCGGCCCCCTCGACTGCGGACATTCGCGTCACCCGTGACCTGAAGGAAGCCGCAAGGATTCTCGATATCGACCTCGTGGACCACGTGATCGTCGGTGATGTCAATGCCGATCCCCTCAAGGTCGGATACTTTTCCTTCCACCAACAGGGACTGCTCTAA